One part of the Andrena cerasifolii isolate SP2316 chromosome 4, iyAndCera1_principal, whole genome shotgun sequence genome encodes these proteins:
- the Emre gene encoding essential MCU regulator, whose amino-acid sequence MTLQRTSLIFRTAAAGKLRRTDGGEQKLHLRPRTTTPSGAILPEPKRTRFGFLGVICSVVAGLVIGATLSKMMANFLEEKELFIPSDDDDDDD is encoded by the coding sequence ATGACATTGCAACGTACATCCCTTATATTTCGAACCGCTGCTGCGGGTAAGTTACGGAGAACCGATGGTGGAGAACAGAAGCTGCATTTACGACCCAGGACAACGACACCTTCGGGCGCCATTCTTCCCGAACCAAAAAGAACGCGTTTCGGTTTCCTGGGAGTTATCTGCAGTGTCGTGGCCGGTCTAGTTATAGGAGCTACTCTCAGCAAAATGATGGCCAATTTTCTGGAGGAGAAAGAACTATTCATCCCTTCGgatgatgacgacgacgacgactag